Below is a genomic region from Castanea sativa cultivar Marrone di Chiusa Pesio chromosome 2, ASM4071231v1.
ttatatttgaaattaaattaacacatgcattaataatttcaaGAAATCCTTTTCAAAACTATAAGAAGGTATAAATTCTCTAGGGAATTAACAATGCGAATTCAAGGTAATTGAGTTGGACATTCAAAAAGGTTAATGTTGCATGTTGGAATTAATTTCTCTATATCATTAATATAatcctcaaatttttttcagATATATGAAATTTGAGATTCTATTATTTGAGACCTATTCGGAGTCCATGCGAATCCTATAGAACTAAAACCCATATGTATGGATTGTTTAGATACAATAAGACAATGTCTGTGATACTATGCATTAGGATGGTATTTTTGTTGTAGTGATCTGTTGTTTCCAAATGCCATATATGGGTTATCATCACCTTCTTGCTGTTCCAGCTAGAGTTTTGTgagaatcaaaagaaatcttCCTTCTGTGGATTATTAATATTCATGACTTAACATTGAGCTTTGTTAGTCCTTTGTAGTGATAAACTAGTAGTCTTCAGCTCTGTTAGTACTTTGTACTTCACATACAAGAGCCCAAATTAGCATTGCTTTGGGTCTATAGCCATTATAAGTTAAGACTCATTTACTTGGCCCAAAGGGTATGGTCGGGCTGTGGGCTAAGCGCCTTTGCGTGGCCAACTTTCCATGCACCAGCCATTCTTTGAATTCAAAGTATTTATTTTCGATTAATTTGTACatgaataaaattcattttacatgagagaaaaagagataagAGAATAGAAGATAGAAATAGAAACTAATAAagatataaatagaagggaaaaaaaggcTTGAGAATGACGAAACaattattttggccattttgaCTGTAATAGACTTAGACTTGATGTAATGCATAAACATTGAACCAGCTAGATAAATAGGTAACACTCAAATTTGAGTGAGTAATTACATAAATGTTCTAACGTAGCAATAACtttgacatatatataatatcaaataGTCATAAGAGTggtaaatatttaatttttgagttttgagtgatcaATTTGTTTCTAACCAAAATAGCATAAAAAATTATGCTATGTTTATTTTGACATTAATGTTAGctaaaaatgagttttttttttttaagtatttttttaaactatctcattttgttatatttgataGTGATCTCAAAATAAGATAGagttatttttaatagtttccATATTGTCTTTTAACTTCCTTTATTTAGTATTGGTgtgaaataaaattgtttttcaaaaaatattaactgaaaacaatctcaaaaaaataagtCATTTTTATTGAGATTTTTCATTGGCCAAAGATATGACTTATTATTTTATGCTACTATGCGGTTTGGATTCAGTGTTTTGGGTGTCTGGCGTTttgcgttttcagtttttttttttttagtagtgaATGTTGACTTTCTGTGTGAACAATGCACCCATGCACTGTTTACGAGATCCACAAATATcatcaacaactttttcattaaaaataggccctacggtactatttacacatttaaaaattattttgttacagtgttttcaattttcaactgtATTCAAACGAACAGTGTATTAGCaagaaaattagtaaaaaaacgtgaaaaactattttcacaaaaaaattcctTCGAGAATTAGCATGAAATTGTAATTTGTATTATGTATGCTAGCTTGCAACTGTTATGTAGTCCTATTGTATTGCGTGGGTTGTACTTGCACTACTAAAACCAACATATTTCATGTTTTGAGGTCATAGCTTCGCTTCGAAGtagttataaatataaaatatctaCCATGAAAGGCttgtaattaactaattatcATCTAAtaaaacacacttttttttttgctgaaaaaaaaaacacattttattcaCTTTGTTCTGTTGCAGATCCATTCTACAAGCCAACAGGaatacaaattgaaatattaatgtGAACCTTAGAGCTTAAATTTTTCCAATCTTTCTCCGTGTTACGGCAATGATAAGAGTAGACAAACATATTTAGAGAGGACCACTAATTTTGATAGACTCATTTGCATATAAGCTTCTATTCCTttataaacttgaaatttaatttttcctgAAATATGGATTACATGATTTGCTTTCCTAATTACATAGAAACTATATATTCATTTACACAAGTTGGCCTGAGCTAGTAAATCAGAGACCTAAATAAGGGTTCTACCCTTGACATACTCGATGAAGGCTAGAGCAACCAAGCCCAACATAGCAAACCTCCCATTCCATATCTCAGCATCTGAGGTCATCAACCCCTCCGACTTGGACTCCATGCTGATTCCCTTAAACAAAGGAATCAGAGACGCAAGACATAGCACAATGCTAGTTCCTTTTCCTTGTCTATCTTGGGTCCTCTTTTCCTTGCCAGAAAGTTTTCCCTTGATCTGTTTATCAGAAACAACACCAGAGTCCAGCATATTATCAGCAACAATGACATGTTTTTTAGCTTTTGGCAGATCTTTCGATTTTTTCCCAGCATTGATATCAGAATCTGCTCTAAGAGGGCTCAGAGAAAATTCACGCACGCTGCTAGATGCAATCTTGCCCTTAATTCCATCTTTCAATTGCTCAACAGATTCAGTGCAATCAACAGAACAACCATCACTTCCATCCTTTAATGATATTACAGCAGAGGTACCAGTTTTGTGTACTTCAACAGCACCTTCATGTCTTTTCTTTGACACAATAcccatcttcttcatctttttacCAGTTGTTAATACTTTCTGTTCCTTACCATGTTGCTTAGTGCAAACAGCATCTTCTACAAATTCATCATCACTTGCTTCTTCCTTTGGAAAGTAAGAATTATCTGGACTGGATGTCATTAATACATGTTCCTTACGGTTTCCACCACCGCTTTTACTATTGTTTTTCTCAGGGGACATACCTGGAGACAAACTATCATTTGCAGTACAGGATATAGAAGGCTTTACATCTTGAATGTCAGTTCCACCTCGTCTCAGTGAGCAGCGCCCCAACTTAGAGCCAGAGTCACTTAAAGACTCATTCAAAGCTTCTCCACTGTATGTTGCCTTACCTGTCTCAACCTTTAAGTCAACCTCTACCTCATTAACAGATAGAGCCTCACGCCCAACATCAGATTTATCAGCACCATCTCTAAAACcgcttgatttcttattttgTAGCTCATCAAACGCCACACAGATTTCGTTCACAGCTTGAGAAAAGAGCCTAACTGTTTTACCCTGACATCGGGCAGACAATTTACTCTTTAGCTCATTAGTGAATGCCTGAATATCCGCAGGGGCAACAAAAACTCTGTGAATGGAGGAGAAGTAACCAAAGGTAAAAGTAAGAAGCTAAATTCCTGAGGTTGTCAACTTAATCAATGAGACAATAAGAAACACAAAGAAAACAGAAATGGATGGGAGAACCATCCCATAAGAGAAATAACACAGAATTTCAACCAGTTTTCACACAACCAAAGTATATCATAGATTTCTTACCAAATTAACTTAACCTACAAATTGACCTAGAATGTTTCAACTTATCTTTTAGATCGCTAAACACCtaaaatggacaaaattttCAGTTAAAATTATAACCACGTACACAAaccaaagagaaagaaaacttgATGGGTTTTCTTTAAAATGTGTGGATCTCAGATAGGATAATGTCAATAAACAGTAAACATCACATGTTGGAGTGTACAGATAACACAAACGGGTTCCTGCAGAGGACTAATCGTCTCAGCCAATTTTGCTACCCCTCGGGGTTgccattggaaaaaaaaaaaaatgtttaaaggATTAAGAATATATATTACACTAAGGCAGCCTCACTGAAATCAAACAAACACATCCAGCTACTATATGATGAACAAAAACAACTTAATCAAATATAtcttaaaaatatcataaattaaGTAATACAATATATGGTGAAGAAAACTGCAATTAttacagtgaaaaaaaaaaccttcaataAGGATGCATACCAATAATATGTAAACAATGAACAAATGATACTTTGATGCTGTGAATTTTGCTGCTTCTAATGTGTATGgaatttttggttttatatttaaattggtTTGATGAGTTGGAGGTAGAGTACATCATGGCCTATTGAGGGTTTTAAACAAGTGCTTTGCTCATTTGTGCCTAGTAATGAATGAGATAAGTTGACCAATAGATAATACGCATATATGTATTGACAAATCATAGAGTTCAAAATGTGACACCAACTAAAGGCCTCACTTTGTGTCCATTTGGAAACAACTTATCTagttttttactgaaaatactgtagataagaggtaaaaactaaataaaataagcaaGGGACTCATGTggaacccataaatagtagggggaaaaaaagcaaTAAGCTAGCCTATAATCAAGATTCAAACACACActttatataatagtatatatCATAAACCTCCACTCAATTCAAAAGCATTATTTACCTCTTTTCTACTACTTTCATTTCATTCTAAGCCACTGAATGGGGCACCTTTAACCAAAATTCACACAGTAATTAGCACAGgtcaataataaaaacaattttttttaaagataaaggTTTAATGcaagaacaataaaaacaattatttgaaaataaaatagattgaTAAATAggtaatatatgtgtgtgtgttgcaatatataaaaacttaaaagtcaacactaaaataaaaccaactATTACATACAAACCTACACAATTTATAAAGTCAACTCACATTATCATAATAAGTATAGTACGTCAAAGTATCTCCCAAGTAAGCTCCTAATATTTCCTTCAATTATAAAATCCTCAAAGAtgataatcaaattaaaattcaatctcCCCTAATGGAAATGCCCACACAAattaatcttaaaaaatttccatACTAAGACATAGTTTCTTAAGCTTTTCCAGGGGTGCTTTGGCTTTTAAAAATGAGAAGCAAACTTGATCTCAGCCAAAGGTTATTGTATGCTCTTGGCCAATTTTGTGAGgcaattaatgctttttagggATTTTGAGAAGCTAATTAAGAGCTACTTCTCAAAGTAGTTCagctttaaatatttttgaaaagctGCAGCAATTTACTAGCCCTTAATGGCATGGTAGTTCTCCTGGCAAGAAGTGTGACACCCAACCCTACCTATGAATTGGCAATGTGGTGCATGCTGCATATGTCCTTTCCATACATTGTGATGTATGGGCTTCTTATCTTATCTCACTTTTCAGCAGCAAGATTATTGAAAAGATCTTGTTCAATCCACATTTGGGAACAAATAAATTAGTATTAGCTCCTGCTAATCAAGCGCCCAACCTAGAGCCTTGAGCAAACTCTTAGTAAACTACTTTTGCAGGTACAACATTGCTCAccataaaatttatagagtTAGGGATAGGCTGAAGTTAATTTACCATGATTCCAACAATGAACTGTATTAGAACTAtaaattcttattttaaaacAATACCCATAGAACTGCCCCACAATTCTGAAACAACCAAGTTATTTCTACATAAAATTTCACATCATGATTCATAATTAGCTTCCACATATTTTCcccatcaatattttttttctctccactATGAAAACCAAGCGAACCAGAGCTATAGGATATGGGAGATGGGAATGCTCGATAAGGGACCAGCAATACCTCAATGTAAATATATGAGGTCAAATGTGTAGCACACATAATACCAATTTGGAAAACTTCAATCTAACATTACATTTGGTCAACAAGAATGCGATACCCCAAATTGTGTGTATTTGATTGATTGGATATTGTTGGAATATATCATGCAAGCATATGCTAAGTCCCACATAAGGTGTTTACTAGATGAATATTGGTTTTATAAGTGATTACAAGAATAATAAGGCAGATGTCACTAGTGCTCTTCCTAGGGTCGTTACAAATTAAATGATAAACATATGCATGCTAAAGTCTATACTATAATCACCAAGGCAAACTATAGCTCGCCAACTGACAGATAACGAGAAATCTATATCAGACCTCAAATTAGGTTTGATTGGTTGTCAGCTTTGCAAAACCAAtcattctcttcttttcttgatttaCGTGAATTTTTAACTTGATGTATTGACCCCTATACACTTGTGTACTAGAGCGTccctttttttatatcaataaatcttattacttatcaagaaaaaaaaaaaaaaaaaagctcgcTCCCGCCCGTCAGTCTCCTTAGAATTATCAATAGTCaacatgtttttttaatatttagccTTTGATAGTGTTTTTAAGTTCACGACAACAAATATTTAGCCTTTCCAAGAtaatattttaagaagaaacatacattaaaaaaaaagttaataaaattacaTCACAATGTGTAAGAAATACTTACATTTCTTTTGTACCAAAGAATTCGACGAAGTATTTCTTGGGATCAGGCTGATGCTTAAATTCTTCAGGTTCGCTAATCTGTAAACACATAATCAacaaaagctactgacaaaaacaatgaaacacatatactaattaataatataaaaaaaaaaaaaaatcctagctgTAGCTGTAGCAGTAGCAAGTAGTAGTAAAGAGAGAAGAGGGAAACCTTGGCAGGCCAAGCGGGGAAGCCTTTGACCTTAGCAAGGACAAGATCGCCCACACTTAACTGCCTCTTCTTGGCCTTGTTTTTCGCTCCGCGTCTACGTGCCGGAGCCATTCAACGAACCTTAAATTCTCACGATCCGACCAAAAAAACCCTATCAAGTCGCCCTCGCAGGAAGTCCTACCGGCGATAAGTGGCACCGGTGCATCGGAGGAATAATGGCAGAAGAGAGAGCAAGAGGTAggggattttttgttgttgagaaatgGTGTTGGTGTCTGGGCTTCAGGTTGTAGCATCTATGGGAATGACTCTCTTTGCAGCAGCTTATTTAGCTGAACTTACGGTGGTTTGGATTCACTTATTTggttcaaattgaaattttttttaactaaaagtgcctataataaaaataaaagttattaaaaatattgtaatgagCCTCgtaaatattactaaaaaatgTAGTGGAACTcgtgaatagtagcaaaaataagctgaataataaaataagttggcaaaactAATCTTTGCCAAAAGAACACTAAGGgttgggatccgcttattttgttgaaactgaaaattttttactgaaattactgtagataaaagtaaatgttagttaaaataatacaatggaatccataaatagtatcaaaaagtacagtaggacctatgaat
It encodes:
- the LOC142623298 gene encoding ENHANCER OF AG-4 protein 2-like isoform X4, producing MKVVEKRVFVAPADIQAFTNELKSKLSARCQGKTVRLFSQAVNEICVAFDELQNKKSSGFRDGADKSDVGREALSVNEVEVDLKVETGKATYSGEALNESLSDSGSKLGRCSLRRGGTDIQDVKPSISCTANDSLSPGMSPEKNNSKSGGGNRKEHVLMTSSPDNSYFPKEEASDDEFVEDAVCTKQHGKEQKVLTTGKKMKKMGIVSKKRHEGAVEVHKTGTSAVISLKDGSDGCSVDCTESVEQLKDGIKGKIASSSVREFSLSPLRADSDINAGKKSKDLPKAKKHVIVADNMLDSGVVSDKQIKGKLSGKEKRTQDRQGKGTSIVLCLASLIPLFKGISMESKSEGLMTSDAEIWNGRFAMLGLVALAFIEYVKGRTLI
- the LOC142623298 gene encoding ENHANCER OF AG-4 protein 2-like isoform X1 produces the protein MAPARRRGAKNKAKKRQLSVGDLVLAKVKGFPAWPAKLLLIMCLQISEPEEFKHQPDPKKYFVEFFGTKEIVFVAPADIQAFTNELKSKLSARCQGKTVRLFSQAVNEICVAFDELQNKKSSGFRDGADKSDVGREALSVNEVEVDLKVETGKATYSGEALNESLSDSGSKLGRCSLRRGGTDIQDVKPSISCTANDSLSPGMSPEKNNSKSGGGNRKEHVLMTSSPDNSYFPKEEASDDEFVEDAVCTKQHGKEQKVLTTGKKMKKMGIVSKKRHEGAVEVHKTGTSAVISLKDGSDGCSVDCTESVEQLKDGIKGKIASSSVREFSLSPLRADSDINAGKKSKDLPKAKKHVIVADNMLDSGVVSDKQIKGKLSGKEKRTQDRQGKGTSIVLCLASLIPLFKGISMESKSEGLMTSDAEIWNGRFAMLGLVALAFIEYVKGRTLI
- the LOC142623298 gene encoding ENHANCER OF AG-4 protein 2-like isoform X3, producing the protein MCLQISEPEEFKHQPDPKKYFVEFFGTKEIVFVAPADIQAFTNELKSKLSARCQGKTVRLFSQAVNEICVAFDELQNKKSSGFRDGADKSDVGREALSVNEVEVDLKVETGKATYSGEALNESLSDSGSKLGRCSLRRGGTDIQDVKPSISCTANDSLSPGMSPEKNNSKSGGGNRKEHVLMTSSPDNSYFPKEEASDDEFVEDAVCTKQHGKEQKVLTTGKKMKKMGIVSKKRHEGAVEVHKTGTSAVISLKDGSDGCSVDCTESVEQLKDGIKGKIASSSVREFSLSPLRADSDINAGKKSKDLPKAKKHVIVADNMLDSGVVSDKQIKGKLSGKEKRTQDRQGKGTSIVLCLASLIPLFKGISMESKSEGLMTSDAEIWNGRFAMLGLVALAFIEYVKGRTLI
- the LOC142623298 gene encoding ENHANCER OF AG-4 protein 2-like isoform X2, whose translation is MAPARRRGAKNKAKKRQLSVGDLVLAKVKGFPAWPAKISEPEEFKHQPDPKKYFVEFFGTKEIVFVAPADIQAFTNELKSKLSARCQGKTVRLFSQAVNEICVAFDELQNKKSSGFRDGADKSDVGREALSVNEVEVDLKVETGKATYSGEALNESLSDSGSKLGRCSLRRGGTDIQDVKPSISCTANDSLSPGMSPEKNNSKSGGGNRKEHVLMTSSPDNSYFPKEEASDDEFVEDAVCTKQHGKEQKVLTTGKKMKKMGIVSKKRHEGAVEVHKTGTSAVISLKDGSDGCSVDCTESVEQLKDGIKGKIASSSVREFSLSPLRADSDINAGKKSKDLPKAKKHVIVADNMLDSGVVSDKQIKGKLSGKEKRTQDRQGKGTSIVLCLASLIPLFKGISMESKSEGLMTSDAEIWNGRFAMLGLVALAFIEYVKGRTLI